Proteins encoded together in one Hevea brasiliensis isolate MT/VB/25A 57/8 chromosome 16, ASM3005281v1, whole genome shotgun sequence window:
- the LOC110657737 gene encoding RING-H2 finger protein ATL74, with the protein METSLVRKHRLFLEKEMGMPPYHGNRESSENATDFTNFDGNMVIVLAVLLCALVCALGINSIVRCALRCGCRFISENSSVQAGSRPAEAAAGLKKSTLSQISVVRYETGLNIPVTDCPICLGEFAEGEKVRVLPKCNHGFHVKCIDKWLFSNSSCPLCRCPLFDHQAMMMNN; encoded by the coding sequence ATGGAGACTTCACTAGTCCGCAAGCATAGACTATTCTTGGAGAAGGAGATGGGGATGCCACCTTACCATGGAAACAGAGAAAGCAGCGAAAACGCCACTGATTTTACCAATTTCGACGGTAACATGGTGATAGTTTTAGCAGTTCTACTCTGTGCTTTAGTATGTGCTCTTGGCATAAATTCCATTGTTCGCTGTGCTTTAAGATGTGGGTGTAGATTCATCTCAGAGAATTCATCAGTTCAAGCAGGTTCGCGCCCAGCAGAAGCAGCAGCAGGGCTAAAGAAGAGCACGTTGAGCCAGATTTCAGTGGTGAGATATGAAACAGGGTTGAATATTCCAGTTACTGATTGTCCCATTTGTCTTGGAGAATTTGCTGAAGGTGAAAAGGTAAGAGTTCTGCCGAAATGTAACCATGGTTTCCATGTTAAATGTATAGATAAATGGTTATTTTCAAACTCATCTTGTCCTCTTTGTCGCTGTCCGTTGTTCGATCATCAGGCAATGATGATGAACAACTGA